A genomic stretch from Bifidobacterium sp. ESL0769 includes:
- a CDS encoding BspA family leucine-rich repeat surface protein codes for MRTPLKATIAILAAAAMLSIPTLSNADDIQRSHPENTQSQILTTPSTPDTKPENSAQPQTPTTSATSNDGSKSPTSSAPKPATPQSQATHSAARTPQLPSAQDLCDTTVRSLGPNVTGQLTNIVGGCQLNISAGNGGGTLDSRLFRAFPGLDTTVTKIAFIGPNTTMLPANCSNLFSHLPILESLDLSDFADTSGVTDMSNMFYQCTKLTNLNLGSKFDTGNVTNMDYMFRELLVLPNLDLGSKFDTGNVGINRSNSMSGMFYDCKKLKSLDLGNKFNTQRVMQMDVMFKNCYELKSLNLGNKFNTSWCTGMAEMFSNCRKLESLNLGSMFYTTWVSQMFNMFRNCSSLTSLNLGDHFNTSNAQAVYGMFDGCKSLTNLNLGDHFDTSGIDDYFGTWAMFKDCSSLTSLDLGSKFEIGQLGTYSWFNVPNHYGTAEMFAGDTNLTDLNLGDHFETSHDPNMAMMFKDCSSLTHLDLGGKFNTSSALSMEEMFAGDTNLTDLDLSGFNTSMVNGDSPVKTQLPLDNFDEDYEITSPIITYDMEGMFAGDAKLTDLDLSGFDTNHVPGMANMFKDCSSLTHLDLGGKFNTSAVTDMSDILSGCDELKQLEIGKDTKLASTAELPVANWVQLEVPGTDSAHVNKAGVAHYTPASLETRTNSPDTTRVGTYVRIANPNKLTLEPATTLPHGTSVTNNTPIIQYSEVAKGTDVPVRDYDGDKLADPIASLVALDGTSTIPDNPFTINGCPEAGCTFKNWARKSNGTGTTYQPGDQIDLSHGNITLYATWKVNEPKPSKPSTSSSSTQNHNSTAATAPGRGVATEIAPVIPNSASPVTFSATSPVAAPIVGALTAAANPGAAANQAGRDTNSTPSQRPAAPKKTNPKCATIAWHTGDIHPVTYRCNSDEQAASFAPDTTRQAPLWIFLLLLLITLFVFYALSRRNEFDVVRHRAAQTER; via the coding sequence ATGCGTACACCGTTGAAGGCAACCATCGCAATCTTGGCCGCCGCAGCCATGTTATCCATTCCGACACTCTCCAACGCTGACGACATTCAGCGCTCGCACCCAGAAAACACTCAAAGCCAGATACTTACCACGCCATCAACGCCGGACACAAAGCCAGAAAACTCGGCCCAGCCTCAGACGCCGACCACATCCGCCACCTCGAATGACGGCAGCAAGTCCCCCACGTCTTCTGCGCCAAAGCCGGCCACGCCCCAATCGCAGGCGACCCACTCCGCCGCGCGAACACCGCAACTGCCCTCGGCACAAGATCTCTGCGACACCACCGTCAGAAGCCTAGGACCCAACGTCACCGGGCAACTGACCAACATCGTCGGCGGCTGCCAGCTCAACATCAGCGCAGGCAACGGCGGCGGCACCCTAGACAGCAGGCTGTTCCGCGCTTTCCCGGGTCTAGATACCACCGTCACCAAAATCGCTTTCATCGGCCCCAACACCACGATGCTTCCCGCGAACTGCAGCAATCTGTTTTCCCATCTACCCATCCTAGAGAGCCTCGACCTCAGCGATTTCGCCGATACCAGCGGTGTCACCGACATGAGCAACATGTTCTACCAATGCACCAAGCTGACCAACCTCAACCTTGGCAGCAAATTCGACACCGGCAACGTCACCAACATGGATTACATGTTCAGAGAATTACTCGTGCTGCCAAACCTCGACCTCGGCAGCAAATTCGACACCGGCAACGTCGGCATCAACAGATCCAATAGCATGTCGGGCATGTTTTACGACTGCAAAAAGTTGAAAAGCCTCGACCTAGGCAACAAATTCAACACCCAACGGGTTATGCAGATGGACGTCATGTTCAAAAACTGTTATGAGCTGAAAAGCCTCAATCTCGGCAACAAATTCAACACCAGTTGGTGCACCGGCATGGCGGAAATGTTCTCCAACTGCCGCAAGCTGGAAAGCCTGAATCTCGGTAGCATGTTCTATACCACCTGGGTCTCGCAGATGTTCAACATGTTCCGCAACTGCTCCAGCCTGACCAGCCTCAACCTCGGAGACCATTTCAACACCAGTAACGCCCAAGCCGTGTACGGGATGTTCGACGGCTGCAAAAGCCTGACCAACCTGAATCTTGGCGACCATTTCGACACTTCGGGCATAGACGATTATTTTGGCACCTGGGCGATGTTCAAAGACTGCTCCAGCCTGACCAGCCTCGACCTCGGCAGCAAATTCGAAATCGGCCAACTCGGCACCTACAGCTGGTTCAACGTGCCCAATCATTACGGCACGGCCGAGATGTTCGCCGGAGACACCAACCTGACCGACCTCAACCTCGGCGACCATTTCGAAACCAGCCACGACCCCAACATGGCAATGATGTTTAAAGACTGCTCCAGCCTCACCCATCTGGACCTTGGTGGCAAGTTCAACACCAGTAGCGCTCTGAGCATGGAGGAAATGTTCGCCGGAGACACCAACCTGACCGACCTCGACCTCAGCGGATTCAACACCAGCATGGTCAACGGGGATAGTCCCGTTAAGACCCAACTTCCGCTCGATAACTTTGATGAAGATTATGAGATAACAAGCCCCATCATTACTTACGATATGGAAGGCATGTTCGCCGGAGACGCCAAGCTGACCGACCTCGACCTCAGCGGCTTCGACACCAACCACGTCCCCGGCATGGCAAACATGTTCAAGGATTGCTCCAGCCTCACCCATCTGGACCTTGGCGGCAAGTTCAACACCAGTGCGGTCACCGATATGAGCGACATATTAAGCGGCTGCGACGAGCTGAAGCAACTTGAAATCGGAAAAGACACAAAGCTCGCGTCCACCGCCGAGCTGCCAGTGGCGAATTGGGTGCAGCTCGAGGTGCCCGGCACAGACTCGGCCCACGTCAACAAGGCTGGCGTTGCCCATTACACGCCGGCCAGCTTGGAAACCCGGACAAACAGCCCGGACACCACAAGGGTGGGCACCTACGTGCGTATCGCCAACCCCAACAAGCTCACACTCGAGCCGGCCACCACGCTGCCGCACGGCACCAGCGTCACCAACAATACGCCTATCATCCAGTACTCCGAAGTGGCCAAGGGCACCGATGTACCCGTCCGTGACTACGACGGTGACAAGCTCGCAGATCCCATTGCCAGCCTTGTCGCCCTCGACGGGACCAGCACGATCCCCGACAATCCGTTCACCATCAACGGCTGTCCTGAAGCCGGCTGCACGTTCAAAAACTGGGCCAGGAAGTCCAATGGCACCGGCACCACATATCAGCCCGGAGACCAGATCGACCTGTCCCACGGCAACATCACGCTCTACGCGACCTGGAAAGTCAACGAGCCCAAACCTTCAAAGCCGTCCACGTCGTCATCCTCCACGCAGAATCACAACAGCACAGCAGCAACCGCACCGGGCCGAGGCGTTGCCACCGAAATCGCGCCTGTGATTCCGAATTCCGCATCCCCGGTCACCTTCTCAGCCACCTCGCCGGTCGCAGCACCCATCGTCGGTGCCCTCACCGCCGCCGCGAACCCCGGAGCCGCTGCAAACCAAGCTGGCCGAGACACCAACAGCACTCCGTCCCAGCGCCCTGCAGCCCCCAAGAAGACCAACCCGAAGTGCGCCACGATAGCATGGCACACCGGCGACATCCATCCTGTGACTTACCGGTGCAATTCCGACGAACAGGCTGCATCCTTCGCTCCGGACACGACACGACAAGCTCCGCTCTGGATCTTCCTGCTGCTCCTGTTGATAACCTTGTTCGTGTTCTATGCCCTCAGCCGCCGCAATGAATTCGACGTCGTCCGTCACCGCGCCGCGCAAACCGAACGGTAG
- a CDS encoding 2,3-butanediol dehydrogenase, which translates to MKAVRIYGQNDVRVEDVAIADPKPDQVQIKVKFCGICGSDLHAYSEGWGLPTQPHPLTGKTVPITLGHEFSGEVVKVGSAVTDLKVGDGIAVEPLLACGKCANCRAGNYNFCDNVVAEDGAGNFLGFSEDGGMAEYANIDDVFAHKLPEGMDYDLGALCEPVSVSYEGLKKCDLREGQTVAVMGAGPIGLTTALLARIAGANRVYISDVSEVRLAKARELGFTDVLNPTKQDVNAVIRADYPNGVDVTFECAGVQATFDTALKVTRRTGKIQIVALFGKSVSVNFTDDVIMQGIDIYTTLCYQNSFDTVLGIINAHQDQFKPVITKKVGLDDAVEGIKGLATDKSQVKVMISPEL; encoded by the coding sequence ATGAAAGCTGTTCGCATTTACGGTCAAAATGATGTGCGCGTCGAAGATGTCGCCATTGCCGACCCGAAGCCGGATCAGGTGCAAATCAAGGTAAAGTTCTGCGGCATCTGCGGCTCCGACCTTCACGCCTATTCGGAAGGCTGGGGTCTGCCCACGCAGCCGCATCCGCTGACCGGCAAGACCGTACCAATCACCTTGGGCCATGAGTTCTCCGGCGAGGTCGTCAAAGTCGGCAGCGCCGTGACCGATCTCAAGGTAGGAGACGGCATCGCCGTCGAGCCGCTGCTCGCCTGCGGCAAGTGCGCCAACTGCCGCGCCGGCAATTACAACTTCTGCGACAACGTGGTGGCCGAAGACGGCGCCGGCAACTTCCTAGGCTTCTCGGAAGACGGCGGCATGGCCGAGTATGCCAACATCGATGACGTCTTCGCCCACAAGCTGCCCGAAGGCATGGATTACGATCTCGGCGCACTGTGCGAGCCGGTCTCCGTCTCCTACGAAGGCCTCAAAAAGTGCGATCTGCGCGAAGGCCAGACCGTCGCGGTGATGGGTGCCGGCCCGATCGGCCTGACCACCGCCCTGCTCGCCCGCATCGCCGGCGCGAACCGCGTCTACATCTCCGACGTCTCCGAAGTGCGTCTGGCCAAGGCCCGCGAGCTCGGCTTCACCGACGTACTCAACCCCACTAAGCAGGACGTCAACGCAGTCATCCGCGCCGACTACCCCAATGGCGTGGACGTCACTTTCGAGTGCGCCGGCGTGCAGGCCACGTTCGACACCGCGCTCAAGGTCACGCGTCGCACCGGCAAGATCCAGATCGTCGCGCTGTTCGGCAAGTCCGTCTCCGTCAACTTCACCGACGACGTGATCATGCAGGGCATCGACATCTACACGACGCTGTGCTATCAGAACAGCTTCGACACTGTGCTCGGCATCATCAACGCCCATCAGGACCAGTTCAAGCCGGTCATCACCAAGAAGGTCGGCCTCGATGATGCCGTCGAGGGCATCAAGGGTCTGGCCACCGACAAGAGCCAGGTCAAGGTGATGATCTCCCCGGAGCTCTAA